In the Bos mutus isolate GX-2022 chromosome 15, NWIPB_WYAK_1.1, whole genome shotgun sequence genome, TTGATTAGCAATCatcttttgatatttgacaacttgcttatttgtttttatttaaacaaaaactcCTATgtatcctgggcttcccaggtggctcagtggtaaacagtccacctgcaatgcaggagattcaggagatgcagtttcaatccctaggttgggaatatcccctggaggaggacatggcaactcactccagtaatcttgcctggagaatcccatggacaggggtctggagggctacagtccgtggggtcgcaagagccagacacgactgagcaatcaccactaccaccacctatATATCCtgccctctctttcctctttggaGCAGCTTCTCAGAGCCATCTGAGAGTCTGTATCCCAGGCTATAGTCTTCAATAAGGTCCCTGAATAAAGCATAACTGGCATTTTCTAAGTTGTACGTTTTCCTTCAGTCCACATCTCTTTGCATAACACTCAAGCGCTTCCTGCTCCTGCAGTTGAATGAGTCAGACTCACAGTCATCTCCGTGCCTCCGCATGTGCCACAGAGACTCTCTCCTTATGGAATTCTCCATcttcttccctctgcctcctccgTGACCTAATGACTCTTGCTGGTCCCTTGGGACTGAGTTGAAGTGTCACTTTCTCTGAGAAGACTTCCCTGATTTCCTCTCATGTAGATCAGGGCACCTTGTACTTTACTCTGGTGACACTTAATCAAACTATTTTCTATTTGCTTATTGACCTGTGTCCCTGGAGCTCAAGGGGGTACAGAAGCTCATGTCCAAATTTCCTAGAAAATTTCCAAAATGAGAGGTGGCTAGGCTTTCCCTCAGTGAGAAAAGAGGACTTGGGTGGGAGGGGTCTGTTCTCCAGGGATTGGGTAAGACAAAGGATTTCTCCTGAAGGAAAGGGACATCTCAGAAGGGACCTGGGCTTGAGTCATTTGGTGGAGACCTAAGGGCATTTCTCAGCAGGGCGCCATTACAAAAAAACGTCTGCTTGGGCTTTGCCAATAAAACAAGCGAGGGGGCAGTTACAAGTAGTCAACCAATTACTACATACAGAGCCCAGAGCAATGTGGTGGGGTAGCCCTGTGGGACTGAAAACTCCACATACAGGAAAAGGAAAGCTTTCCACTAAGGCCAGAAAAGTGAAACAACTTGCTTAAGATTTCAGAgctaggttgctgctgctgctgctgctaagtcgcttcagtcgtgtccgactctgtgcgaccccatagacggaagcccaccaggctcctccatccctgggattctcaaggcaggaacactggagtgggttgccatttccttctcagagctAGGTAGGACATGACAACACTAGGATTTGACTCTGATTCAACAGGATTGTATGGAATGGATGGCAGGGCAGGAGTGACTTGGGTGGGTGtttgcgtgtgtatgtgtgtgtgaaagaccAGGTGAGTAAAATACCAAGATTTCGTGGAGAAGTAGGTGGGAACAGAAAACAACATGCATAACATCCCTTATAGATACAGCTTCAGAAACGCCCATGGCAGAAAACTCAGTTACCCAAGAAGTGGGCACAGAGCTATTTACCTCCTTTGATTCCTGGATCACACCAGGAGAACTGCTTTGAAGTGTTTCCTGGAAAAACAAGCCCACACCCCCCATTAAATCTTAGTGAAGGGAAGGAAGCGAAGTCTGGCCAGCCTCCCAGGACATCTTAAGTCTGGTCACCGAAGACGCTAGGAGAAAGTCTACATCGATTTCATTGTTCACATTGTGCCAGAATCCCCAGGGCCCAGGGACACATCTCAACCTGCAACCTGCCAAGACTGACACTCAGACAAGATCAGAGCAGCCCCAGCGCGGAACCAGGTGCTGCCTGGAGCAGGCACACCCAGTCGCTGCCGCGCGCCCTCCGAAACCCCAACTGCCCCGGGGCGCATTCCTCCCGCTTCCTTTCAGACGGCTAGGCTTAAGCAGAAGGCAGGCGGATACGAGTCTTTAGCGAAACAGCCCTGAAGCCCAACTGGAGTTTTATTTCTAGAGCGAGAgcgggctggggcagggggtggagagGAGCTCGCCGAGCCAGAGCGCGTCACCGTCGCCCGGAGAGACGCCGCGCCGCGCGATCTGCAGAGGCGCTCGTTCTCCCGCAGCCGGAGGGCGTAGCGGAGACACGAAAGTGGCGCGGGCGGCCCGGAGCGCGCGATCGCGGGCGGGAGGCAGGCGGGGAGGGGCCGCCCACCGAGCGCGGCGAGGTCCGGGGTCCCGGGACGCACGGCCCACGCGCTCCTCTCCCTGTGCCCGAGCGCACGTGCGCGGCCCGCGGGGCGTCCGGCCCGGCCGGCCCCGGGCGCGGGGCTCCGGCAAAGATGACCCCTGGCTGGGTGCTGCTCTGCCTGCTGCCCGCGGTGCGGGCCGCGGACGAGCGGAGCCCTGGGGCGGCCCTAGCGGGCCCCAATGCCTCGCACTTCTTCTGGAACAACTACACCTTCTCAGACTGGCAGAACTTCGTGGGCCGGAGGCGCTATGGGGCCGAGTCCCAGAACCCCACGGTGAAAGCCCTGCTTATCGTGGCTTACTCTTTCATCATCATCTTCTCGCTCTTTGGCAACGTTCTGGTCTGTCATGTCATCTTCAAAAACCAGCGGATGCACTCGGCCACCAGCCTCTTCATCGTCAACTTGGCCGTCGCCGACATTATGATCACGCTCCTCAACACCCCCTTCACTTTGGTGAGGCCGAGGGCTGGGCTCTGTCTCCCTGGGTCCCCTCCCTCTCGCCGCCCGATTTCTCCCTTTTCCTGTCTGTTCCCTTCTCTGCCTGTCTTCCTGCTTCATGTTTCTTAGTCTCTCTCTCATCGACTCATCTTTCATCGCTCTGCCCTGCTGTTTGTCTCTTAGTGTGTCTGTTTCTGGCGCTGTCATTCCGTGTTTGCCTTTCTGCCTGCCTGTCTCTCCAGCATCGTCTCTTTCCTCTGTCTCCGgttctctgtgtcttcatctatttttttcctgtctgtgactctctctgcctctgtttgtctgtctgtccctATCTCTCTCCTCATGCTTATCCTTAACACTTCTTGTCTGTCTCTCTAGCCTTGTCTTTCTGTGCTCTCTCTCTCATCACTTAAGCCAGAGCTTCTGCAGCTCTTGGCACTGGGGTCAATGATTCGAGTGTCTGCAGCCAGCTGTGAGTCAATGACCATTTCCTGTGTAATGTCACTGACCAAGAGTCTGCATGATGATGGAGCAGTAAATCAAAGCCCTTTGAAATGCCAGCATAAGATTGTTAGGTCACCTCACTCCCATTAAATATAGCCCATTAAATGTCCCCCCACCATGGGATGCTGCTTGAAGCCATCTGAAATATGAAACAGTTGCTAGTTGTTAATGGAACCTTGGGTGCATTTTCCTAGACCACTTAGTTAAATTGCATTTCCCTTCTGTGGTTTGCCAGTGAGGTGGTGTATGAAGTCTGTGTGGTTGAGGACATGCGGGTGAGGTGGGCTTGGGACCCAGGGCAGGGGCGGCCTGGGGGCACTTGCACATGGGTAGAGGGAGAGCCCCTCCCGCCCCGCCTCTCTTCCCCAACTTCCACTGAGCCCCGACTGCTGAGTGCTAGTGGTGTCACTTCTCTTCCGTGTCTTGGGACTGTGGTGCCCATGGATGATTGAAACTGGAAGAACTGTGACCAAGCAATCATCATGACAGGAACACCTTCTATTTCTGCAGCATGAGTTAGGCTTTTTTCCAAGTTATGAACAACCTTACTGATACTTGAGTTATTACCAAACTCTATCTGTtcatatgtctttctctttcttacacaCACCACTCACACTCAACCAGAAAtaacagacaagcaaaaagaaGGTGAATTCCCACAAGCCTATACACGTTTGTGAACATCCTTTCAAATCTTACATTTAAAAACTGTGTCCTCTGTCTTGTCTTTGCTTATGAGAGCATCACTCCCATttggcagatgagaaaactgtggtacaGAGGTTCAGTCCCTTGTCCAGGTCGCTTGGCTGGTAACTGGCAGAGCCAGCATGAGAATTTGGTCCTCTGACTCAGGTATGGCCAGAGGTCTGTCCATAAAGCCACTTaactgggggtagggggtgggaccTCTTGGACCACTGCTCTCAACCACGGACTTTTCCTGCTCTCCTTTCTGCCTACATTTACTGGATTCCTCAGGATGCCATGGGCAGTAGCCAGGGGCAAATAGACTTCCAGATACCTCCCCCctacaacatacacacacacatccactccCCACCGACTGCCTTAAAGCACAAGAAGTGCATATCTGGCTCCTCTTGGCTCCCCCTTAGCTTCTGACTTGACCATCTGCAGTCCTGGGGGGTGGGCTGGGCCGCCCAGAATAGGAGCCCCAGGGCACAGCCCTCTGCTGCTTCCCAGAGCAGGGTGCGTGGCTGGATCTGCACACAGggcaggtggggggagggggaagccaGACTGCAGATCGGAGCTGAGAGGATCTCCTGCAAAAGAGGGGGTGTCAAGGCTTTGAGGACCCAGCCCCTGCTCCAGGTTGATCCAAACCAGCTTGGCCTTCAACCTGACCTGTGCAGCCACTCCAGTCCAATTTCCTATCAGAGCTTCCAAGGAGCTGGCAACCAGGGTGAATGAAAGGGTTGAGGGGAGGGTCTTCTACACCTCAGCTGGGCTCCTCAATGGGTAAGAAATCCTGTCCTTGGGCTAGTTGATGTCAATATCCCTCCTCCCTGGTCTCCCTTCCTGTCCACTTTACATACTATGGTCAGCATGAAAACCAGTGCTGGTCaatgagagaaaagcaaacaattaTTCACAATTACTGTGGCAGAGGTGGGCACAGAGTATGGTGGAGCCAGGAGTCAGTCCTTTATTTTGATCTGCCAGAGTCCCATGGGCGGGTCAAAGGAGACTTTTCAAAGAACTCGACATTTCAAAGGGGCTAGGATGAATAGGAATTTCTCAGGGTGAGATGAATGTTCAGTACAGGCAGAGACTGGAGAAGACAAAGGCAGGGATGTCCAGGTTCGTGGTGTGTTGAGTGCTCACTGCAGCTGCAGCGTCATGGCAGGAAGCACCATGGAGGAGCTGCGGGGCAGGAAGAAGCAGAGGCGGCCAGGGGAAGGCGAGCCGGCTGTGAGCAGCATGGATGCTTGGAGGGTATCTGGCTCCATCTTGAAGGCCGTTGATGATTCTAAGCAGAAAGGTGACAGTAACCTGACTTTTGGTTAAGAAACTGCTGTCAGCGGTGTGAAGGTTGAATTACAGGGGGGCAGACTGGAGGACTAGAAAGCTGACTGGAGGCTGTGataatccaggtgagagatgaggGGGCTCCAGGAAGGCCGTGGCCTGGGGGCTGAAGAAGAGGGAGTGGATTGGGAAACCCTTCAAGCAGCACTGCTTGGCTTTGGTTTTGCATTGACCATGGGAGGTGAGAAGCAGGGTTACCTAAGCATTTCCTGCTGGGTAGTGTCACTGGGCTGCTCACATCCCCATGGAGCTCCTACCTGCCTATTCCGTAGAGAATAGTGTCCATGGTTTGTGTACCAGGTTCATGATCAGGTTAGACTTGTCCCCCGTGTTTCTCATGCACATACTCTAGTCAAATCATTCCAACCCTTATTCCCCAAACAGCTCCTGAGATTCCTGACTTTGTGCCACGCTCTTTGTTCTTACCTGCACACGGGCAAATCCTACCTATTCTGTAAAGTGTTAGTcgactctttgggagcccatgagctatagccctccaggctcctctgtccatggaattctccaggcaagaatactggagtggatcgccattcccttctccaggggatcaaacctgggtctcctgcactgcaggtagattccttaccatctgagccaccagggaagcccattctgtaAAGCTCATCTCAAATGTCTCGTATCTTATAATAATGGCAGTTAGTAGTTAAGTACTTGCTATGTACCAGGCAGTGTTTTATCTGGTTTACTTATGTTATCTGTTTTACAGGTACTTGATTTTTATAGTAATCATGTGAATAAGGGTTAGCCCAGGAAAGTGAGGCTCACTGGGCCTAAGTGCCTTGCCCAAGGTAACAGCTATCAGTAGCAAATACGCTGCTGTAAATCACTGCTCGACATTCTTCCTGTCGAGCTGACTTGCTCCATTTTTTTGtgtcacctctctctctctcagcctcagccCACTCCCACCCGCCCTGGTGGCCCTTTGGGCCTTCTGTGGGGCAGGGGTCCCAACCCCTAGGCCACGGACCAGTACCTAATGGGACCCGGGCCCCACAGTAGGTGATGAGCAGTGGGCAAGTGAGTGAAGCTCTGTCTGTGTTTACCTGTACCCTTCACGTGTTACCTCCTAAGCACCTCCTCCTGTCCATCAAGGCAGCATTAATTCCCCTTGGAGCATGCATCCTactgcacttgaatcatcctgaaagcCTTACCCCCCATgaattatcttccatgaaactggcccctggtgccaaaacaATTGGGGATCCCTGCCATAGGGCATTGAATATTTTCTATCTTGCATCTGAGATACCTGAGACCTCCTCTTCCCAAGTTGGGAGCTCCTTGATCAGAATCAATGCCTGATCCTTTTTGGGTGTGGAACATCACTCAGGAGCTCAGGCACTGAGTGAGCAAAGAGCTGTGGAAGATGTGGGTTGAGGCCTCTGCCTGCTCCCTGAGCCCCACACACCCTGAGAGCTGGTCTCCTCTCTCCGCCCAGACCCTGGCCCCTGCTCCCACCTCTGCAGATCCCTGGATCTCCTTCCCAGATGACGTGTCTCAAGGCCTGCTTAGTCAACATTCCAGGGCACAGCCCACACGCTGTGTTGTGACTCTGTAGACATGTCTCCTCTGTGAGTTTGAACTCATAGGAACCAAAAATGAATTTGGTTATTATCATAAAAATAGCTCCTATTTATTTCTAATCATATCTTTCTAGCAATCTGCCAGATATTATATTCCATGCATTGTAgtctttctctgaaaaaaaaaaaaaaaaaaaaaagctaatccTTACAATAAGATACATTAGAAAtaagactcattagaaaagaccctgatgctgggaaagattgagggcaggaagagaaggggacgacacaggatgaggttggatggcatcacaactctatggacatgagtttgatcaggcttcaggagacagtgaaggacagagaagcctggcttgctgcagttcatggggtcacaaagagtcggacatgactgagcaacagaacaacaaaagagatttttgagcctttttttttttgcaaatgaggaaactgaggttcagacagATTACctaccttgcccaaggtcacacagttcaaaaacattagaGGCAGGAAATCTGACTCCAGAACCCATGTCCTTCCCACTCTGTCCTGGCACCTAGCAGGGCCCGGCCCCAGTAGCAGGATCAGAGTCTGCTGAATTGGGTGATGGAGACTGAGTTATGCTGGAGAAAAGCATGTGAGACCCACAGTCCAGCAGTGCAGAGTGGAGCGAGGCAGGGAGAGGCCTCCTGTGGGACGCTGCCCAGAGACACAGGGTGGGGGAATCAGGGGCCAGAACCGTCTGCCTCCTGACTCCTGAGGATTCATCTGCAGGTCCGCTTTGTGAACAGCACATGGGTGTTCGGGAAAGGCATGTGCCACGTCAGCCGCTTCGCTCAGTACTGCTCCCTGCACGTCTCTGCCCTGACGCTGACGGCCATCGCCGTGGACCGCCACCAGGTGAGGGCCACCCCCCACCCGCTGCGCGCCCTGCCCTACCGCCCCGGCGTTGCTTACCAGGGCACTCAGGACAGTGCTTCagcccatttatttttaaagactgtttCTGATATGgaccatctttaaagtctttattgaatctgttacaatatctcttctgttttatgttttggctttttgcccgcgaggcatgtgggaccttagctttgtgaccagggattgaacccgcaccccctgcattggaaagcgaagtcttaaccactggaccaccagtaaagTTCCCTAGACCATTTTTCAAAGATCCTATTTGTCTTCTTACTGACCAATATGAGCACTAAATTAGGCATATTAGGTCCTTTGTGCTAGGGGCTGCAAAACATTACTCCCCATTTGTTATTCCAGTGAAGACTCCCTGCTGGCATTCTGTgcatcagaaatgactgagcttGTTTTCGGGGGTAGGAAGGCAAATCTGGAAAATGACAGATGAAAAGAGAGTGGCAGATAATTGCAGGTCAGAGGCAAGGCTGCTGGCTGGGAGATGAGGTGGATATTCCTGGGCCTGGTTGTAGAAGAGGTACACCTGGGGTTGCAGACAGGGAGGTGTGCAGGCGCAGGAGTCCCGCGGGGTGTTGAGGCACTGCTCACTGTCCTGCCCCTTCAGGCGCACATGGGCAGGTATGGTGAAGGGAGCCGAAAGGACCTGATAGCGCCTGTCATGGAGAAGGGTGGTTCCACACAGATGCCTGGCTTATGCTGATTCAGTGAACCTTGGTTATAACACTTGGGTCTGTGCAGAGTCACTGATCGCAGATTCAGGGAAGGGCATCATCGCCTGCACAGCACCATATGCCTGGTGACTGATGAAGGGAGGAACAGCCTTGAGGCATGAGGCTGGCTGCCTCAAGGCTGGCTGCAGGCTCATGCTCAGATTTCTAGAAGATCATTAGTCTGCTCTGAGAAGACACAGGGGCACCTTCAGGCCAGTATCATAAGGACAATCAAGACAAAAGAGGGAAATTTAATTCTAAAGACCTCCAAGAATTACAACAACAGCCAAGGGATAGGAAGCTTCTAAGGTACAGACTCTTCAGGGAGaatcctcagtggctcagcaggtaaagaatctgtgtgcaatacaggagacccaggagatttgggttccatccctgatttgggaagattccctggaggaaggcatggcaactcactccagtattcttgcctaaaatcccatggacagaggagcctagtgggctacagtccatagtcacaaagagttggacatgactaaagcagctTAGCACCCATGCACACTGTCCCTTTGGCATTTATGTTAAGATGTTTTGGTGCAGAATATCAAAAGGTTGCATACAAATATTTCCTGCCTTTTCTTGACCTTCTCCCCTAATTCAGCAAGAAGGACTCTGGATCACCTTACCTTTACTTGGGCTATACCTACTTCACTTAACACAGCTAACTGAGGGTCCACCCTTGGACCAAAGGTGGGTCTGAGGAACAAGGGGGAGGTCTTGCACACACTGGCCACACTACTGTGATATAAACCCACACATGGGATCCTGTCCTAGAGGCTACAGGTTCTTGGAGCATCCAAGGTCTCTGACCCAGGCTTCCACTCCCTTTATTGACCTGAGCCATGAAGGAGTGTGAGAAGCAAGGATGGCCGAGTCCAGAATGGAGATGTGCTGGGCAGCTTCTGAAGCCTAGTCCATTCCTCCGATAAACCTTAAGAGACCAGGAGAAGACTGTAGAAGAACACAGTAGAAGGTCCAGTGTGTCCTGGGATGGCATCCTGAGGTGGTGGCAGCTCTTTATGGCCTCTCCTCCTGACCCAAACACCCCAAACATCTTTTTCAGTAAATAATGATTCTAATCTAGCCACCtgggtgtccatcaacagacagatggataaagaagatgtggtgtgtatatatatatatggaatactactcagccataaaaaagaatgaaattttgccatttgcagcaagatggatggatttggagggtattatgctaagtgaagtatgccagatggagaaaaacaaatactgcatgatattacttatattaGAATCTAAAGTAatacagcaaactagtgaatataacaaaaaagaagcagacccccagacatagagaacaaactagtggttaccagtgggaaaagggaaggaggaagaggcaaTGTCTgggtagaggattaagaggtacacactacaggtataaaataagctacaagcatatattgtacaacacagggaacatgacccatattttataataactataagtggagtataacctttaaaattatgaatcactatattgtatacttataatttatatattatacatcatttatatttcaatttaataaaaagaaataatgattctAACCTTAAAATGAGGCTGCTGTGAAATTCTCAAGTCTTTATTTAAACCTTTTAGGAGAATTGATTGGCATATAGTAGCAATTGGTTCTAAGATGCTTTTCAGCCCAAAGCTTCTAGCACTGGTTTTATTTGGGGCTTGGGAAAGCTGGACCCCACTGCAGTTTTATTGGATTGGCCAGATAGTTCGTTCAGTTAGTGAGTATGTTGTTCAACacagttcttggtgaaaatgaaaaatatgtcttttattaGTACTTAaagccaaatgaattttttggccagcTCAGTAGAAACAACTTTCAGAAACAGCAGTGACCCCCCAGATAAAGGTCGATGCAGCTTCCCACAGTAAGTGGTGAGGACCTCACCCCGTGTGTGTCACCTTCCGACCCCTCAGAGCCCTTCGTAACCTAAAGGATCTGGGCAGACGGAATGAGGCCCTGAGGTGGAGGCTGACCGTGGCTGCCCCTCTGCCCACTCTGCTGTGAGTGTCATGGGGACAGACCTCTCCCTTCACTGCTCCCTGACTTTCTCACTGTACCCTGCTTCGGCCAGGCATGACCTACCTGCATGAGCCATTTGAACTGCCTGGAGTCTCTGAGTCCAGATGGCATCCTCTTTCTACCCCCAGAGCTGGGCGGTAGGGTGGTGTAACCCAGGGGCTCTACAATGAATTAAGGGGTACTTGATTTTGTAAGTAGGACCTACCTGCCTCGTTGTGACAAGTGAGCCACATCATCTGGATTTCTCATTTGCTTCAAGCTGTATTCTGCCAATGATGCCCAGTTTTGTGTGTTTTCCAGGTCATCATGCATCCGTTAAAACCCCGGATCTCAATCACAAAAGGTGTCATCTACATCGCAGTCATCTGGACCATGGCAACGTTCTTTTCACTCCCACACGCTATCTGCCAGAAATTATTTACCTTCAAGTACAGGTGAGATGGACTAGTAGAGAGCAGCCTGGGGGCCTGGAGGACTTTGACAGATGGAAACTTGAGCCTCCTCTGAATCTCAGAGTTACTAGCACCAAGTTACTGTGCCAAGctggtctctctgcttccttcccatCCTGTTGCTTCCAGGCCTGTGCCTATCCTCTGaactttctttgttttgcttttttccctcatCCTTTCTTCTAAACACTTTACAGCTCTtccttgttattctctgtccCTTTGTTTGCAAGGTCAAGGCAAGAGCAATCAGCTTCTGCCACTGGTGACATATACTCACCCAGACTGAAATTCAGAATCACCTAGtccctttttaaaatgatgaggTTTAAGTTCTCTTGCACCACCTACAAACAAACCTGTATATGTCTAAATTTCTCAGGCAGGATGCTGTCCCCACACACACCTCTCATTTATCGTATGCTTTGTCTTGTGCTCTTCTAGAAAGGAAAGCACTCAGTGTCGAAATTTAAGTACTTGTGCATGCTGCTAGCTCGTTAAAGGTGACCTCCCCTGTTAGACTGTGAGGTTGGGGGGAACTGGCTCCATTTCTGATTTTGTCATCTTGCTGTCCCTAGCATCTAAATGACTGTCTCCACATCACAAGCTCTCAGtacatatttgctgaatgaatgaatgaacgtaGAGTG is a window encoding:
- the GPR83 gene encoding G-protein coupled receptor 83 isoform X1 translates to MTPGWVLLCLLPAVRAADERSPGAALAGPNASHFFWNNYTFSDWQNFVGRRRYGAESQNPTVKALLIVAYSFIIIFSLFGNVLVCHVIFKNQRMHSATSLFIVNLAVADIMITLLNTPFTLVRFVNSTWVFGKGMCHVSRFAQYCSLHVSALTLTAIAVDRHQVIMHPLKPRISITKGVIYIAVIWTMATFFSLPHAICQKLFTFKYSEDVVRSLCLPDFPEPADLFWKYLDLATFILLYILPLLIISVAYARVAKKLWLCNTIGDVTTKQYLALRRKKKKTIKMLMLVVVLFALCWFPLNCYVLLLSSKVIRTNNALYFAFHWFAMSSTCYNPFIYCWLNENFRVELKALLHMCQRSPKPQEGQPPSPVPSLRVAWAEKSSGRRASPANSLLPSSQVQSGRTDLASVEPIVTMT